In Hyphomicrobiales bacterium, the sequence AAGCTCTACGAGCGCACCAGCGTCGTCATCACCACCAATCTCAGCTTCTCCGAATGGGCCACCGTCTTCGGCGATGCCAAGATGACCACCGCCTTGCTCGATCGGCTCACGCACCACTGCCACATCATCGAAACCGGAAACGACAGCTTCCGCTTCAAGAACAGCTCCGCGAAACCCGACAAGCCAGCCAGGGAGAAAGCCAAAAACTTGACCGCAACCTGAACCACAAACACCATCTGGGCGGGTCACTTCTCAGTGGAAACCCCGGGTCACTTCTCGGCGGAAATCAACACTCCCGCTCCTCCTGGGCCTTCGGACCATGGGAGAGCTGCGGCGGGGCCTCGCCGTAAAGGTCTTTGAAATGCTGTTGAAGATCGAGCGGCAGGCTGTCGCGGCGGACCTCATACTGGCGGCCTGAGCGACCGCCGCGACCGTGCACCGTGCGAACTGCCAAGTTCGCGCCATGCCAGTTCCGAGTGCCAGCTAGCGCATACGCCAACGCCGATCTGGCTTTGCGGCTGGATATGCCGGCCAACTCTGCAAACTGGTCAGACGGCAACCACATCACGCGGCATCAGCCTGGCGAAAGCGAAGTTCGGACGGCTCAGATTTCAGGCCGAGAGCGCACGCGATGCGGTGAGCTTCGCCTCTCGTACCCTTCGCGCTTCCATCCAAGACGCGATAGACGAGCGATCACCTGGCTGCTCATGACGCCGGCTTGATAATCGAACGCCTCAAAGGCGCGATTGATGTGAATACAGATGCCGATCTCGCGGCCGCTTTGAGCATAAGCCGCACCACATTATCGAATTGGCGCGCTCGAAACTCTGTGCCCTTAAGT encodes:
- a CDS encoding hypothetical protein (Evidence 5 : Unknown function), translated to MHGRGGRSGRQYEVRRDSLPLDLQQHFKDLYGEAPPQLSHGPKAQEEREC